Part of the Clostridium sporogenes genome, CCTTTAGCTACAGCTAAACTAACTTTTACTCTGCCATGTTTAAGGTACAATGATAAAGGAATTAGGGTATACCCCTGTTGGGTTGTAAAGCCTACTAATTTATATATTTCACTCTTATGAAGCAACAATTTTCTATCTCTTAGTGGATCTTTATTATATATGTTCCCTTGTTCATAGGGACTTATATGCATATTTCTAACAAAAACTTCCCCATTTCTAATCTCAGCATAACTATCTTTTAAGTTTGCTTTTCCTTGTCTTATAGATTTAACCTCTGTTCCTACTAATTCTATACCAGCTTCATAGGTTTCTTCTATAAAATAATCATGCCTTGCTTTTCTATTTTCTGCAAGAGTATTGCTTCCCTTCTTTTTACTCA contains:
- the smpB gene encoding SsrA-binding protein SmpB, which codes for MSKKKGSNTLAENRKARHDYFIEETYEAGIELVGTEVKSIRQGKANLKDSYAEIRNGEVFVRNMHISPYEQGNIYNKDPLRDRKLLLHKSEIYKLVGFTTQQGYTLIPLSLYLKHGRVKVSLAVAKGKKNYDKRDAMLEKAAKREMDRQIKERSRY